The following are from one region of the Vibrio parahaemolyticus genome:
- a CDS encoding flagellar basal body rod protein FlgF — MDSLLFTATSGASRVLKAQHVRSNNLSNADTAGFRADMERVRSVELQGPGFDGRTMVVTNSASTRFDSGDVVKTGRALDVAVMGEGYLAVETPAGNEAYTRAGNIQIDTFGAMSINGFPVVGENGPLVVPDYQKIEISERGLVSVIPPGGGAEIAVGTLKLVKPEINQLQKESDSLLHSVDGVPFAADETVQLAPEHIEGSNVSAIDELIGVMSLTRNFEMQVRMMKTAETLAQAGNKLMAAR, encoded by the coding sequence ATGGATAGCTTGTTATTTACAGCAACCTCCGGTGCAAGCCGAGTTCTTAAAGCGCAACACGTTCGTTCGAATAACTTGTCGAACGCGGATACCGCAGGTTTCCGTGCGGATATGGAACGTGTTCGTAGCGTGGAGTTACAAGGCCCGGGCTTTGATGGCCGAACCATGGTGGTCACAAACTCTGCATCAACGCGTTTTGATTCTGGCGACGTTGTGAAAACAGGTCGTGCGCTGGACGTTGCCGTCATGGGTGAAGGTTACCTTGCGGTAGAAACGCCAGCGGGTAACGAGGCTTACACGCGTGCCGGTAACATTCAAATCGATACCTTTGGCGCAATGTCTATCAACGGGTTCCCGGTTGTGGGTGAAAACGGTCCGTTGGTGGTGCCTGATTATCAAAAAATCGAAATCAGTGAGCGTGGCCTTGTCTCGGTTATTCCACCGGGCGGCGGTGCAGAAATCGCAGTCGGCACATTGAAACTGGTGAAGCCAGAAATCAATCAGCTGCAAAAAGAGAGCGACAGCTTGCTTCACAGCGTTGATGGTGTGCCATTTGCGGCGGATGAAACCGTGCAATTGGCACCAGAACACATCGAAGGCAGTAACGTATCGGCGATCGATGAGCTGATCGGCGTGATGTCGCTAACGCGTAACTTCGAGATGCAAGTACGCATGATGAAAACTGCAGAAACGTTGGCGCAAGCCGGTAACAAATTAATGGCGGCGAGATAA
- the flgG gene encoding flagellar basal-body rod protein FlgG, producing MHSALWVSKTGMAAQDTKMTAISNNLANVNTVGFKRDRVVFEDLFYSIQRQPGAQVDQVNELPSGVQLGSGVRVVGTQKVFTQGNTQNTTQDLDLAVMGQGFFQIENSDGQIMYTRNGQFHINSEGLMVNSQGLPLEPQIQIPDNATSFSVGVDGTVTTTTADDPTPQQLGQITLAKFINPAGLEAVGGNLFRETEASGPADELIAGADGAGSIKQGALEGSNVQVVEEMVDMITTQRAYEMNAKVVSAADDMLKFVSQSM from the coding sequence ATGCATTCGGCATTATGGGTAAGTAAGACAGGTATGGCAGCGCAGGACACGAAGATGACTGCCATTTCCAACAACTTAGCAAACGTAAACACCGTCGGCTTTAAGCGCGACCGCGTTGTATTTGAAGATTTGTTCTACAGCATTCAGCGTCAGCCTGGTGCACAGGTGGATCAGGTAAACGAGCTACCTAGCGGTGTTCAACTGGGTAGTGGTGTGCGCGTTGTCGGCACGCAAAAAGTGTTCACGCAAGGTAACACACAAAACACGACTCAAGACCTAGATCTAGCGGTAATGGGGCAAGGCTTCTTCCAGATTGAAAACTCTGACGGTCAGATTATGTACACGCGTAATGGTCAGTTCCACATCAACTCAGAAGGTTTGATGGTGAACAGTCAAGGTCTACCGCTTGAGCCACAAATTCAAATTCCTGACAACGCGACCTCTTTCTCGGTTGGCGTAGATGGCACAGTGACAACAACAACGGCAGACGATCCAACACCTCAGCAGCTTGGTCAAATCACACTAGCAAAATTCATCAACCCAGCCGGTCTTGAAGCCGTTGGCGGTAACTTGTTCCGCGAGACGGAAGCAAGTGGCCCAGCCGATGAGCTGATTGCCGGCGCAGATGGTGCAGGCAGCATCAAGCAAGGCGCGCTAGAAGGCTCTAACGTGCAAGTTGTGGAAGAAATGGTCGACATGATCACGACTCAACGTGCTTACGAGATGAATGCCAAAGTCGTATCAGCAGCAGATGACATGCTGAAGTTTGTCTCGCAATCGATGTAA
- the flgH gene encoding flagellar basal body L-ring protein FlgH, producing the protein MKWLSKSWAVAVVLLVGCAGRQEFIPPQPNAEEYAPPKLDYTLPDAQSGSLYRHQYTMTLFQDRRAYRVGDVLTVVLSEETSSSKKAGTKFGKSSAVNFAAPTIGTKKFDELGVSIDGSRNFDGSASSSQGNKLQGAITVTVHDVLPNGVLRISGEKWLRLNQGDEFIRLTGIVRVDDITRNNQVSSQRIADARITYAGRGALADSNAAGWLTQFFNSPWVPF; encoded by the coding sequence ATGAAATGGCTTTCTAAGAGTTGGGCAGTAGCCGTCGTGTTGCTGGTGGGATGTGCCGGACGTCAGGAGTTTATTCCGCCTCAGCCAAATGCTGAGGAGTATGCGCCGCCGAAGTTGGATTACACCTTACCAGACGCTCAATCTGGTAGCCTTTATCGTCACCAATACACGATGACTCTGTTCCAAGATCGTCGTGCGTACCGAGTCGGTGATGTGCTAACCGTGGTGCTTTCTGAAGAGACTTCTTCAAGCAAAAAAGCCGGAACCAAATTTGGTAAGAGCTCAGCGGTGAACTTTGCTGCGCCAACCATCGGCACTAAAAAGTTTGATGAACTTGGTGTGAGCATTGACGGCAGCCGAAATTTCGATGGCAGTGCATCTAGCTCGCAAGGCAACAAGCTCCAAGGTGCTATCACGGTCACGGTGCATGACGTGTTGCCAAATGGCGTATTGCGCATCAGTGGCGAAAAGTGGCTGCGCCTAAATCAAGGTGATGAATTCATCCGTTTGACGGGCATTGTTCGCGTCGATGACATCACTCGCAATAACCAAGTTTCTTCTCAACGAATTGCGGATGCTCGCATCACTTACGCTGGTCGCGGCGCGTTGGCAGACAGCAACGCTGCTGGATGGCTGACTCAGTTCTTTAACAGCCCATGGGTACCATTCTAA
- a CDS encoding flagellar basal body P-ring protein FlgI, which translates to MKPINTFFSSFLLALTLGLPATSQAEVEIPIMDLVDVRGIRENQLVGYGLVVGLAGQGDRNQVKFTSQSITNMLRQFGVQIDDSMDPKLRNVASVSVTASVDPMAGPGQTLDVVVSSIGDAKSLRGGTLLLTPLRGIDGEVYAIAQGSVVVGGLSAEGKSGSKVEVNTPTAGRVPNGATLEREIKTDFNQRDEITLNLRKPSFTTAKNIAREINNTFGPNVAVAINKARVDMRAPKDTQQRVIMMSMLEEMSVVEGRKPARIVFNSRTGTVVIGKNVKVGEAAVSHGNLTVRISESEKVSQPNAFADGETKVVNQTDIDVNEELAQMVIWPPGTELNTIVDAVNSLGATPTDLMSILQALNEAGALNAELVVI; encoded by the coding sequence ATGAAGCCAATCAATACCTTTTTTTCGTCTTTCCTACTGGCATTGACCTTAGGGCTTCCTGCGACTTCACAGGCTGAAGTGGAAATTCCTATTATGGATTTGGTGGATGTTCGAGGCATCCGCGAAAACCAATTAGTCGGTTACGGTTTGGTGGTTGGTCTTGCCGGCCAAGGCGACCGTAACCAAGTAAAATTTACCTCACAATCCATCACCAACATGTTGCGCCAATTTGGTGTTCAGATTGATGACAGCATGGATCCTAAACTGCGTAATGTAGCATCGGTAAGCGTGACGGCATCGGTAGACCCTATGGCTGGGCCGGGCCAAACCTTAGATGTGGTCGTGTCATCCATTGGTGATGCGAAAAGCTTGCGCGGCGGTACGCTGCTTCTTACGCCGCTACGCGGTATAGATGGTGAAGTGTACGCCATCGCGCAAGGTAGCGTTGTTGTGGGCGGTTTATCTGCTGAAGGTAAAAGTGGTTCAAAAGTCGAAGTGAATACGCCAACAGCGGGTCGTGTGCCGAATGGTGCAACGCTAGAGCGCGAAATCAAAACAGACTTCAACCAGCGCGATGAAATCACGCTGAACTTGCGCAAACCAAGTTTCACCACTGCAAAAAACATCGCACGTGAGATCAACAATACGTTTGGTCCGAACGTGGCTGTTGCCATCAACAAAGCACGCGTGGATATGCGAGCGCCGAAAGACACGCAACAACGCGTGATCATGATGTCGATGCTGGAAGAGATGAGCGTCGTAGAAGGTCGTAAGCCTGCACGTATCGTCTTCAACTCCCGTACTGGCACTGTGGTGATTGGCAAGAATGTCAAAGTTGGCGAAGCGGCAGTAAGCCATGGCAACTTGACGGTGCGAATTTCAGAATCAGAAAAAGTCAGTCAACCGAATGCGTTTGCTGATGGTGAGACAAAAGTCGTGAATCAAACGGATATTGATGTAAACGAAGAGCTCGCTCAAATGGTGATTTGGCCTCCGGGTACAGAGCTCAATACCATTGTCGATGCAGTCAACAGCTTAGGCGCAACCCCAACCGATTTAATGTCGATTCTTCAGGCACTAAATGAAGCGGGTGCGTTAAATGCTGAACTGGTCGTGATTTAA
- a CDS encoding rod-binding protein: MKLDGSSDQAQLNSMLYHDNSALANIKHSRDQEGALEMVAGQFEAMFLQLVLRQMRSSSDVLADKDSPFSSKQQGVFRDMYDGQLAMELAKKQSSGIANMLIQQLSPSMREVAFDSARNVSSANDGKPVDSESISQLELEEITDPFNSTAQAVASVKQVLGEAGMTTAFSQPLIRKMEL; the protein is encoded by the coding sequence ATGAAACTAGATGGTAGCAGCGATCAAGCTCAATTGAACTCAATGCTTTATCACGACAACAGTGCGTTGGCGAACATCAAGCACAGTCGTGATCAAGAAGGCGCGCTCGAAATGGTGGCGGGTCAGTTTGAAGCTATGTTCTTACAACTGGTGCTGCGTCAAATGCGCAGTAGCAGCGACGTGTTAGCGGACAAAGACAGCCCATTTTCAAGCAAGCAACAAGGCGTTTTTCGCGACATGTACGATGGCCAGTTGGCGATGGAGTTGGCGAAAAAGCAAAGCTCTGGCATCGCTAATATGCTGATTCAGCAGTTGAGCCCTTCAATGCGCGAAGTGGCCTTCGATTCGGCGCGCAATGTGTCTTCTGCAAATGACGGTAAACCGGTCGATTCTGAATCGATATCACAGCTTGAACTCGAAGAAATTACCGACCCATTTAACTCAACGGCTCAAGCGGTCGCCTCAGTTAAACAAGTGCTTGGAGAAGCCGGTATGACGACCGCTTTTTCTCAGCCGCTGATCAGGAAAATGGAGCTGTAA
- the flgK gene encoding flagellar hook-associated protein FlgK codes for MNLVNIALSGLNANRVALDVTAQNVANVNTPGYSRQQALMATVGDGKSNRLSSGMGVEVTSIRRVTDQFLVKQTWSTNSLAAYAAGYTSNMSQLENTLGADGFSISAGLDSLNAALNDATVKPESMPYRQQIINESEALARRFNTLTQSLHNQHKDMNDQRTAALTHANSLMSNIAHVNKQIVEMQGTGGNPAQLMDTREKLIGELSQVIEVKTTDQPDGSMQVTLVSGQPLVMGSDFGQLSAIPDPSDPYLADLHVNFANQSFAIGDSVGGKLGAINDYQTDVLKPNQVALDDMAKALADEYNAVLATGKDLKGNAGKPLFNYDPDNPAASLTITDLSAEELAFSSDGTPGNANVLKSLIDLSNKPVAVTGYGSVSLNDAFTSMVGQTAIKARQADADYQAKLAMSKQAHTARDNVSAVNSDEEAANLMTFANAHNANMKVISTANQLFDSVLQLF; via the coding sequence ATGAACCTAGTTAATATCGCCCTCTCAGGTTTAAACGCAAACCGCGTTGCACTTGACGTGACGGCGCAAAACGTTGCGAACGTCAACACGCCAGGATACAGCCGTCAACAAGCGTTGATGGCGACAGTTGGTGATGGTAAGTCCAACCGCTTAAGTTCTGGCATGGGTGTGGAAGTGACCAGCATCCGCCGTGTAACTGATCAGTTCTTGGTTAAACAAACTTGGTCTACCAATAGTTTGGCGGCTTACGCGGCTGGTTACACCAGCAACATGAGCCAACTAGAAAACACCTTGGGTGCAGACGGATTTAGTATCTCTGCTGGCTTAGATTCGCTTAACGCCGCGCTTAACGACGCGACAGTGAAGCCAGAATCGATGCCTTACCGCCAGCAAATCATCAATGAATCAGAAGCGTTGGCTCGACGCTTCAACACACTAACTCAGTCTTTGCACAACCAACATAAAGACATGAATGATCAGCGCACTGCTGCGCTGACTCATGCAAACAGTCTGATGTCGAACATCGCTCACGTGAACAAGCAAATCGTTGAAATGCAAGGTACAGGCGGTAACCCTGCTCAATTGATGGACACGCGTGAAAAGCTGATCGGTGAGCTGTCACAAGTGATCGAAGTGAAAACAACCGATCAACCGGATGGCAGCATGCAGGTGACGTTGGTTTCTGGTCAGCCGTTAGTCATGGGCTCGGACTTTGGTCAACTGTCTGCGATTCCTGATCCAAGCGATCCGTATCTTGCGGATCTGCACGTGAATTTTGCTAATCAAAGCTTCGCTATTGGCGATTCGGTCGGGGGCAAGTTGGGTGCCATCAACGATTACCAAACCGACGTTCTAAAGCCAAACCAAGTGGCGCTTGATGATATGGCAAAAGCTCTGGCAGATGAGTACAACGCGGTACTTGCTACAGGTAAAGACTTGAAAGGCAATGCTGGCAAACCACTGTTTAACTACGACCCTGATAACCCAGCGGCAAGTTTAACCATCACAGATTTGAGCGCGGAAGAATTGGCGTTTTCAAGCGATGGTACGCCGGGTAACGCGAATGTTCTTAAATCTCTGATTGATTTGAGTAACAAACCGGTTGCGGTAACGGGCTACGGCTCAGTGAGCTTAAACGATGCCTTTACCTCAATGGTTGGCCAAACGGCGATCAAAGCGCGTCAGGCTGATGCGGATTACCAAGCAAAACTGGCAATGAGCAAGCAAGCGCATACCGCTCGCGACAACGTAAGTGCAGTGAACAGCGATGAAGAAGCCGCGAACTTGATGACGTTTGCTAACGCGCACAATGCCAACATGAAAGTGATCAGTACGGCGAACCAGCTGTTCGACTCTGTATTGCAGTTATTCTAG
- the flgL gene encoding flagellar hook-associated protein FlgL has translation MRISDNQFSQMMLQSLQSNSAGLGKVLQQMSTRERLTKLSDDPMASIKLLNLERENSAIAQYQSNIANLKTTLSSQETHLDSVSESLKSMRDIVLWGANGSLTDQDRSGMITELKSYRDSIESSFNAQDEEGHFLFSGTKTDTAALNKSSGAYVVEGNSDVRVVTVAKGVTMDSNMTAQEILDIGGGKNVLNQIDALIAEFEKPSPNFQAEVDASLNAIDDTMANVLGAMTEIGGRHNNLDLMDGAHSENKLFVDKVSGDLSALDYGEASVRLSNYMAALQATQASYVKINDLSLFDRI, from the coding sequence ATGCGAATCAGTGATAACCAATTCAGCCAAATGATGCTGCAAAGCCTGCAGAGCAACAGCGCAGGCCTTGGGAAAGTACTTCAACAAATGTCTACACGTGAGCGACTGACTAAGCTGTCTGATGATCCAATGGCGTCTATCAAGCTGCTTAACTTGGAACGCGAAAACAGTGCGATTGCTCAATACCAAAGCAACATCGCAAACCTGAAAACAACGCTTTCAAGCCAAGAGACACACCTAGACTCAGTGAGCGAAAGTTTGAAAAGCATGCGTGACATTGTTCTTTGGGGCGCGAACGGTTCGTTGACGGATCAAGACCGTAGCGGCATGATCACCGAACTGAAAAGCTACCGTGACTCCATCGAATCGTCTTTCAATGCGCAAGATGAAGAAGGCCACTTTCTGTTTTCGGGCACAAAAACCGATACCGCGGCTCTCAATAAATCAAGTGGCGCTTATGTAGTCGAAGGCAACAGCGATGTTCGTGTGGTGACGGTGGCGAAAGGCGTGACCATGGATTCGAACATGACCGCACAAGAGATCCTAGATATTGGTGGCGGCAAGAACGTTCTTAATCAAATCGACGCTTTGATTGCAGAATTTGAGAAGCCGAGTCCGAATTTTCAAGCCGAAGTGGACGCTAGCCTAAACGCCATCGATGATACGATGGCAAACGTACTAGGCGCGATGACGGAAATCGGTGGTCGCCATAACAACCTAGATTTGATGGACGGCGCACACAGCGAAAACAAGTTGTTTGTCGACAAAGTCTCTGGTGACTTATCTGCATTGGACTACGGTGAAGCTTCGGTACGTTTAAGCAACTACATGGCTGCTCTGCAAGCTACGCAGGCGAGCTACGTGAAGATCAACGATCTTTCATTGTTTGACCGTATTTAA
- a CDS encoding flagellin yields MVMSTVEVRAHSIRLGGQEQASIMPTRSADSSSTIKPRPIQVQADTASAYSVSGIQLTQGQQQATAVQIASKSLQTIGKELTHIKRGLTQAVTQGTQNVPGLQDTLVRSKANIQRVVEQARFDGQKVIDNELNLKLDKADIRRFSIPGLNVHRLSDRAEQIRLDFPQGQAVMIQFDGQSDGARTVKMLDRSLIAMGMRASLAEDGTILFEARDTAYQQMQQKVLVTGEGHRFPAGQPNVLNLKSEPDGIAELSFDLGSRDGIKQTISKVNQYLRQVQTSLEEAKAFHGELNTQMRSIQSKSHQLSVDEVNAKLDGFMETSGQFTSTFQALNAQANVRRHTVVALLK; encoded by the coding sequence ATGGTAATGAGTACAGTAGAGGTTAGAGCCCATAGCATACGCTTGGGTGGCCAAGAACAAGCCTCTATCATGCCAACCCGCTCTGCGGATTCAAGCAGTACGATCAAACCGCGTCCAATTCAAGTTCAGGCTGACACCGCGTCAGCCTATTCTGTTTCAGGCATTCAACTGACTCAGGGACAGCAACAAGCAACAGCGGTACAAATTGCTTCAAAATCACTGCAAACCATTGGTAAAGAGCTAACGCACATTAAGCGTGGGTTAACTCAAGCCGTTACGCAAGGCACACAAAATGTGCCGGGGTTGCAAGATACGCTTGTGCGCTCTAAAGCGAACATTCAACGTGTTGTGGAACAAGCGCGTTTTGATGGCCAGAAGGTGATTGATAACGAGTTGAATCTCAAATTGGATAAAGCCGATATTCGTCGCTTCTCTATCCCAGGTTTGAATGTGCATCGTCTCAGTGACCGAGCGGAACAAATTCGTTTGGATTTCCCTCAGGGCCAAGCGGTGATGATTCAGTTTGACGGTCAATCGGACGGCGCACGCACGGTGAAAATGCTCGACCGCAGTTTAATTGCAATGGGCATGCGCGCATCATTGGCTGAAGACGGCACCATTTTGTTTGAAGCGCGCGATACCGCTTATCAACAAATGCAGCAGAAGGTTTTGGTCACGGGCGAAGGGCATCGCTTCCCAGCTGGTCAGCCAAATGTGCTGAACTTGAAATCTGAGCCGGACGGCATTGCAGAGCTGAGTTTTGATTTAGGCTCTCGTGATGGCATCAAACAGACGATCTCGAAAGTCAATCAGTACTTAAGACAAGTGCAAACCAGCTTAGAAGAAGCGAAAGCTTTTCATGGCGAGTTGAACACGCAGATGCGCTCAATCCAAAGCAAAAGTCATCAACTTTCGGTAGATGAAGTGAACGCAAAACTGGATGGTTTTATGGAGACGTCTGGTCAGTTTACCTCGACGTTCCAAGCGTTAAATGCGCAAGCGAATGTTCGTCGTCATACGGTGGTTGCATTGTTGAAATAA
- a CDS encoding DUF2339 domain-containing protein codes for MFTTLALITAFFAILIGLKAASRISLLEKELSKLQKEVASLRVSTRRDSKLEASQPEPDTSESSLGAASSMRSDSGDSALSAPSNIEPEFEPSYLATHSEQEQAKLNQSQQTQVQLATFTQQEDPLIQKHAQKLIANFQENWLVWVGALAMLIGGGYLVQVIGSHIEFSPLMRVSFAFSLSLLMVLAGEWFHRKEQNNPDRAARAQGFTYVPAAVTGTGLTGIYCTVIFAFVVYQMLTPSVSLIILAAAAFCSLALSLRQGPLMAVLGLIGGYTAPLWIGGNEPNYFLLAGYICAISFAATLLMQKVRRAWIAPSIAVPHVIWMLLLIESIPTELLFSWLAIYLSITLYLIFSVPRMGWMLNPRFRHYQSKWTNQPTATSLAVALLTFSAITRMPELNTLQMAYCYTLLVAIIWLPALRTGWSLRVFLPSILVSATALIVLTIAFDALYMLEREASILFALAVSIALIGFRTYCQSLSDRSQISNVLLLVLAPTMGLVTLFYADEFMHGYALYWTLFCALIAAYYAFLSQRLRSLALECSAVVHALISGVAFVWLSDTWLTTAISIQVAVMALQIQAGFFRPASWAVKIVMGILVVRLTLLPFIPQWQPVESGHWAWVILSYVPSLAILAYARSVLAKQDSDLTNWFEGAFLHVFLMALFTQTNYWLTGQYGYLGHIDFTSAVVFANQALVMGLVYSYRSQFAQQLTLVYQAYSYLLWGVFALLTVWLNSVESPLITNNVSAQAMPVFNMLSLGWLLPACILIAAVVRRWNTLRVHRLAVACLGFALAAIWLGMSIRQFWQTTSMTLFQPTSMAELFSYSVAGLMVGGALTWRGVTHKAMMMQRIGLIILAFVALKVFLWDVSSLDGFWRAISFLGLGASLIALGWLFQKLHRSVAQTSEP; via the coding sequence TTGTTTACGACACTTGCGCTGATCACGGCTTTTTTTGCCATATTGATCGGTTTGAAAGCCGCCAGTCGGATATCGTTGCTGGAAAAAGAACTGTCGAAATTACAGAAAGAAGTTGCCTCTCTTCGCGTCAGCACGCGTCGCGATTCGAAACTCGAAGCCTCCCAACCAGAGCCTGACACATCGGAATCCAGCCTTGGAGCGGCTTCTTCAATGCGTTCAGACTCTGGCGACTCGGCATTAAGCGCTCCAAGCAACATCGAGCCTGAATTTGAGCCTTCATACCTTGCAACTCATAGCGAGCAAGAGCAAGCCAAACTCAACCAAAGCCAGCAAACACAAGTTCAGTTGGCGACGTTTACTCAGCAAGAAGATCCACTAATCCAGAAGCACGCGCAAAAACTCATTGCTAACTTCCAAGAGAACTGGCTAGTTTGGGTCGGCGCATTAGCCATGTTGATCGGTGGCGGCTATCTGGTGCAAGTAATTGGCAGCCATATTGAGTTTTCGCCACTTATGCGTGTTTCTTTTGCCTTTTCACTCTCGTTACTTATGGTACTCGCTGGCGAGTGGTTTCATCGAAAAGAGCAAAACAACCCGGATCGCGCCGCACGCGCTCAAGGCTTTACCTATGTGCCTGCTGCTGTCACCGGAACGGGGCTAACGGGCATTTACTGCACCGTCATTTTTGCTTTTGTGGTTTATCAAATGCTGACGCCAAGTGTCTCGTTGATCATCTTGGCTGCGGCGGCATTTTGCAGTTTAGCGTTGTCATTACGACAAGGGCCGTTAATGGCGGTGCTCGGTTTAATCGGTGGCTACACCGCTCCGCTTTGGATTGGAGGTAATGAACCGAACTACTTTTTGTTAGCCGGATACATCTGCGCGATTTCGTTCGCGGCAACCTTATTGATGCAAAAAGTGCGTCGGGCATGGATTGCGCCAAGCATCGCCGTTCCGCATGTCATATGGATGCTGCTGTTGATTGAGAGTATTCCAACTGAACTGCTGTTCTCTTGGCTCGCGATTTATCTCTCCATCACTTTGTATCTCATTTTCTCGGTTCCCAGAATGGGTTGGATGCTCAATCCTCGTTTTCGCCACTATCAAAGCAAGTGGACAAATCAACCAACCGCGACCTCTCTTGCAGTAGCGTTATTGACCTTTTCTGCTATCACCAGAATGCCGGAACTGAACACTCTACAAATGGCGTACTGTTATACGCTGCTTGTGGCGATCATCTGGCTACCAGCACTGCGTACAGGCTGGTCGTTACGTGTATTTTTGCCATCCATACTCGTCTCGGCAACCGCGCTGATTGTTCTCACCATCGCGTTTGATGCGCTGTATATGTTAGAGCGAGAGGCCAGCATTTTATTCGCACTGGCGGTGAGTATTGCGCTGATTGGCTTTAGAACCTATTGCCAATCTTTGAGTGACCGTTCGCAAATCAGCAACGTGCTTTTGTTGGTGCTAGCACCAACGATGGGTTTGGTCACGTTGTTTTATGCTGACGAATTCATGCACGGTTACGCCCTGTACTGGACGTTGTTCTGCGCGCTCATCGCGGCCTATTATGCGTTCCTTAGCCAGCGCCTTCGCTCTCTTGCACTTGAATGTTCAGCGGTCGTTCACGCTCTGATTTCTGGCGTCGCTTTCGTTTGGTTAAGCGACACTTGGCTCACCACTGCCATTTCGATACAAGTCGCGGTGATGGCACTGCAAATCCAAGCCGGTTTTTTTCGCCCAGCAAGTTGGGCGGTCAAAATCGTGATGGGTATTTTGGTAGTTCGTCTCACGTTGCTGCCATTTATTCCACAATGGCAGCCGGTTGAAAGTGGGCATTGGGCTTGGGTCATTCTTAGTTACGTGCCGTCATTGGCTATCTTAGCCTATGCCCGAAGCGTGCTAGCGAAACAAGATTCCGACCTGACCAACTGGTTTGAAGGGGCGTTTTTGCATGTGTTCTTAATGGCGTTGTTCACCCAAACCAACTACTGGTTAACGGGACAATACGGCTATTTGGGGCACATCGATTTCACAAGTGCCGTGGTCTTTGCCAACCAAGCTCTGGTTATGGGCTTGGTTTACAGTTATCGCAGCCAATTTGCTCAGCAGCTCACCCTTGTTTATCAAGCCTACAGCTACTTATTGTGGGGCGTATTCGCGCTATTGACGGTATGGCTGAACAGCGTTGAATCGCCACTCATCACCAACAACGTATCGGCACAAGCCATGCCTGTGTTCAACATGCTGAGTTTAGGTTGGCTTCTGCCAGCGTGCATTCTCATTGCTGCGGTCGTTAGACGCTGGAATACGCTGCGTGTACACCGATTAGCGGTCGCATGTCTTGGCTTTGCATTAGCGGCCATTTGGCTAGGGATGTCGATTCGACAGTTCTGGCAAACCACGTCAATGACGCTGTTTCAACCGACCAGTATGGCAGAGTTGTTTAGCTACTCAGTGGCAGGATTAATGGTTGGTGGCGCTTTAACTTGGCGCGGTGTCACTCACAAGGCGATGATGATGCAACGCATCGGCTTAATTATACTGGCCTTTGTGGCATTGAAAGTCTTCTTGTGGGATGTAAGCTCTTTGGACGGGTTCTGGCGCGCCATCAGCTTCTTAGGCTTGGGGGCATCACTTATTGCTTTGGGGTGGCTATTTCAAAAACTGCATCGCTCAGTCGCTCAGACCTCTGAGCCATAA